The Panacibacter microcysteis genome includes a window with the following:
- a CDS encoding acyltransferase, with the protein MNIITENHPLDPATRKMLDLKAVVIKRNAWIGAAATILPGVTIGENAVVAAGAVVNKDVADNTVVGGIPAKVLRTSL; encoded by the coding sequence GTGAATATTATAACAGAGAACCACCCGCTTGACCCGGCTACAAGAAAAATGCTTGACCTGAAAGCAGTAGTGATAAAAAGAAATGCGTGGATCGGCGCGGCGGCAACTATTCTGCCGGGTGTTACCATTGGCGAAAATGCCGTGGTAGCTGCCGGTGCTGTGGTTAACAAAGATGTTGCAGACAATACGGTAGTGGGCGGCATACCTGCAAAGGTTTTGCGAACATCACTCTGA
- a CDS encoding Gfo/Idh/MocA family protein has product MAIKVLVVGCGNMGASHAMAYHTTDGFEICGIVARGNSKVVLNEKLGGSYTLYNDYATALEASKPDAVCISTYPDTHEAYAMMAFEKGCHVFIEKPLADTVEGSERVAAAAKKAGKKLVIGYILRHHPSWEKFIEVAQTLGKPLVMRMNLNQQSHGYMWDVHRNLMKSLSPIVDCGVHYIDVMCQMVRSKPVQVSAIGARLTDDIPEGNYNYGQLQIRFEDGSVGWYEAGWGPMISETAFFVKDVIGPKGCVSIVAKDAGGKGKSDSVEAHTKTESLRLHHADIDAANEFTRADEWINLDDEPDHQELCNREQRYFLKAITADLDLTDHVEDAVNSLRIAFACDESVRTGQVVKL; this is encoded by the coding sequence ATGGCAATTAAAGTATTGGTTGTTGGTTGTGGCAACATGGGCGCATCTCATGCAATGGCTTACCATACCACAGATGGTTTTGAAATTTGTGGTATTGTGGCAAGAGGCAACAGCAAAGTAGTATTGAATGAAAAGCTTGGTGGCAGTTATACACTTTATAATGATTATGCCACAGCGCTGGAAGCTTCAAAGCCAGACGCCGTATGTATTTCAACGTATCCTGACACGCATGAAGCATATGCGATGATGGCGTTTGAAAAAGGTTGTCATGTGTTTATCGAAAAGCCTTTGGCAGATACCGTGGAAGGCAGTGAGCGTGTAGCTGCGGCTGCAAAAAAAGCAGGTAAAAAGCTGGTGATTGGTTATATACTGCGCCATCACCCATCGTGGGAAAAATTTATTGAGGTAGCGCAGACACTTGGCAAACCACTGGTAATGCGTATGAACCTTAACCAGCAAAGCCATGGCTATATGTGGGATGTACACCGCAACCTGATGAAAAGCCTTAGCCCCATTGTTGACTGCGGCGTGCACTATATAGACGTGATGTGCCAGATGGTACGCAGTAAGCCGGTACAGGTAAGTGCAATTGGCGCAAGGCTTACAGACGATATTCCGGAAGGCAATTACAATTATGGCCAGTTGCAGATTCGTTTTGAAGATGGCAGTGTGGGCTGGTACGAAGCAGGCTGGGGACCTATGATAAGCGAAACTGCTTTTTTTGTGAAAGACGTTATAGGCCCCAAAGGTTGTGTATCTATCGTGGCAAAAGATGCGGGTGGAAAAGGCAAGTCTGATTCTGTGGAAGCACATACCAAAACAGAATCGCTGCGTTTACACCATGCTGATATTGATGCAGCCAACGAATTTACCAGGGCCGATGAATGGATCAACCTTGATGATGAACCGGACCACCAGGAATTGTGTAACCGTGAGCAGCGTTATTTTTTAAAGGCCATTACGGCAGATCTTGATCTTACAGATCACGTGGAGGACGCTGTAAACAGCCTGCGTATTGCTTTCGCGTGTGATGAAAGTGTAAGAACGGGCCAGGTAGTAAAATTGTAA
- a CDS encoding class I SAM-dependent methyltransferase — protein MKPVSQTAWYCCGVRMTDAESKNPLTGDAYAKLFMGDEGLAYWQEFRHFKAPVASNIARHYLIDAGLQELLARQQASTVILVGAGFDSRAFRFNTGEWIEIDEPAVIERKNEILPPIKCSNMLTRIAIDFTTEKLSDKLAPYSTRENIIIVLEGVLMYLTDAEKKTLLDTLTALFPKHHLFCDIMSRYFFDKVGHRIHKHFAMHGSPFKDLHAIQEALYLSYGYTLIDVQSTIRTASGKGIFPAPKFIVRMLPKKLVDGFNVYHFAYNRQVLLHQ, from the coding sequence ATGAAACCTGTATCTCAGACTGCCTGGTACTGTTGCGGTGTACGCATGACAGATGCTGAATCGAAAAATCCTTTAACCGGTGATGCCTACGCCAAACTTTTTATGGGTGATGAAGGCCTAGCATACTGGCAGGAATTCAGGCACTTCAAAGCACCTGTTGCCAGCAATATTGCCAGGCATTACCTGATAGATGCCGGTTTGCAGGAACTGCTTGCCCGGCAACAAGCATCAACAGTTATACTGGTTGGTGCAGGGTTCGACAGCAGGGCGTTCAGGTTTAACACAGGTGAGTGGATTGAAATTGATGAGCCCGCGGTTATAGAACGCAAGAATGAGATTTTACCACCTATCAAATGCAGTAACATGCTTACGAGAATAGCGATCGATTTTACCACAGAAAAACTTTCTGATAAACTGGCGCCGTATAGCACGCGTGAAAACATCATTATTGTACTGGAAGGCGTACTGATGTACCTTACCGATGCAGAAAAGAAAACTTTGCTTGATACGTTAACGGCTTTGTTTCCCAAGCACCATTTATTCTGTGATATCATGTCCAGATATTTTTTTGATAAGGTTGGGCACCGTATTCACAAACATTTTGCTATGCATGGTTCGCCGTTTAAAGACCTGCATGCAATACAGGAAGCCTTATACCTTTCTTACGGCTACACGCTGATCGATGTGCAATCAACGATCCGAACAGCATCAGGCAAAGGCATCTTTCCTGCACCAAAATTTATTGTACGCATGCTGCCCAAAAAGCTGGTTGATGGTTTCAACGTGTATCACTTTGCTTATAACAGGCAGGTTTTACTTCATCAATAG
- a CDS encoding DNA-3-methyladenine glycosylase I: MSYCNAIITMQPAERKALHQNYHDNLYGFPIHDDNELFGRLIMEINQAGLSWETILKKEAAFRKAYSQFNIKKVAAYTETDVERLLNDAGIIRNRLKINAAIENAKSILALQQTFGSFENWLNQQHPKTKEEWVKLFKKTFRFTGGEIVNEFLMSAGYLPGAHATDCPVHKKILKAKPMWASK, from the coding sequence ATGTCTTACTGCAACGCGATTATAACAATGCAACCTGCTGAAAGAAAAGCTTTGCACCAAAATTATCATGATAACCTTTACGGCTTTCCGATACACGACGACAATGAACTATTTGGCAGGCTGATCATGGAAATAAACCAGGCCGGCCTTAGCTGGGAAACGATTCTGAAAAAAGAAGCCGCGTTCAGAAAAGCATACAGCCAGTTCAACATAAAAAAAGTTGCTGCTTATACTGAAACAGATGTTGAACGGCTGTTGAATGATGCGGGCATTATCAGGAACCGCCTTAAGATCAATGCTGCCATTGAAAATGCAAAGTCAATACTTGCATTGCAGCAAACATTTGGCTCTTTTGAAAACTGGCTCAACCAGCAACATCCTAAAACAAAAGAAGAATGGGTAAAGCTTTTTAAAAAGACATTTCGTTTTACAGGTGGCGAAATTGTAAATGAATTTTTGATGAGTGCAGGCTACCTGCCGGGCGCACATGCAACAGATTGCCCGGTGCATAAAAAGATATTAAAAGCAAAACCAATGTGGGCTTCAAAATAA